A single genomic interval of Thermoplasmata archaeon harbors:
- the coaBC gene encoding bifunctional phosphopantothenoylcysteine decarboxylase/phosphopantothenate--cysteine ligase CoaBC: protein MHPSTELRGTKSRRLEGKRIALGVTGSIAAVECVRLVRELIRNGAEVFPVMSPSACRIIHPDALWFASGNRPVTELTGEAEHVSLCGKVPDRVDLLLIAPCTSNTISKIALGIDDTPVTTFAATALGSGIPVMIAPAMHESMYNHPAMKENIERAKAFGVQFIPPRIEENKAKMASVEEIVPAVVRLIGRGDLKGKRVLIIAGATREPIDDVRCITNISTGKTGTELALAAWTRGADVELWYGASPKAPPPLIPTKRFDTLESLNALVQRSGLAFDLILVPAAISDYTVEKTPGKLGSERAIVIELRPAPKVLATLRRRFKGVLVGFKAESGIGEEELERRAREMMETSDADFAVANDVGKVTAETTEILILSRQGPVKKFSGTKSEAADAILSEVAKAL, encoded by the coding sequence ATGCACCCGTCCACCGAACTGCGCGGAACAAAGAGCAGGAGACTGGAAGGGAAGAGAATCGCCCTCGGCGTAACGGGCTCCATAGCCGCAGTAGAGTGCGTCCGGCTCGTCCGGGAGCTCATCCGGAACGGTGCAGAGGTCTTCCCCGTCATGTCGCCCTCCGCCTGTAGGATAATCCATCCCGACGCCCTCTGGTTCGCATCCGGGAACCGACCGGTGACGGAGCTGACGGGCGAGGCTGAGCACGTCTCTCTCTGTGGCAAGGTCCCGGATAGAGTGGACCTCCTTCTCATCGCCCCCTGCACATCCAACACGATATCCAAAATCGCCCTCGGCATTGACGACACTCCCGTGACCACCTTCGCGGCCACGGCGCTGGGCTCGGGGATACCCGTGATGATAGCCCCTGCGATGCACGAGAGCATGTACAACCATCCTGCGATGAAGGAAAACATCGAAAGGGCCAAAGCCTTCGGGGTCCAGTTCATACCGCCCAGAATAGAGGAGAACAAGGCCAAGATGGCGTCAGTCGAGGAAATCGTGCCGGCGGTGGTGAGGCTGATTGGCCGGGGCGACCTGAAAGGCAAACGAGTACTTATCATCGCGGGCGCCACCCGGGAGCCGATAGACGACGTTCGCTGCATCACCAATATATCCACCGGAAAAACTGGAACAGAGCTCGCCCTCGCAGCTTGGACAAGGGGCGCGGATGTGGAGCTCTGGTACGGCGCGAGCCCCAAGGCCCCGCCCCCCCTCATCCCGACGAAGCGCTTCGACACTCTCGAATCCCTAAACGCTCTGGTCCAGCGCTCCGGGCTGGCCTTTGACCTCATCCTCGTTCCTGCGGCAATATCCGACTACACCGTCGAAAAGACGCCAGGGAAGCTCGGCTCCGAGAGGGCGATTGTAATAGAGCTCCGGCCCGCGCCCAAGGTTCTGGCGACCCTCCGGCGGCGCTTCAAGGGGGTTTTGGTGGGCTTCAAGGCTGAGTCGGGGATAGGGGAGGAGGAGCTCGAGAGAAGGGCCCGGGAGATGATGGAGACATCAGACGCCGATTTTGCGGTGGCCAATGATGTGGGCAAGGTCACCGCCGAAACCACCGAAATTTTGATTCTCTCTAGACAAGGGCCGGTGAAGAAGTTCTCAGGGACGAAGAGCGAGGCCGCGGATGCCATTCTGAGCGAGGTCGCGAAGGCTCTATGA
- a CDS encoding DUF429 domain-containing protein yields MYLVSGLQRIDGRRGDTREVSVLIYIGVDLAWKMAPDPDEKRTALVSLDEEGTVLEYRECSGDNEIVEACLRMGPGECTLGIDAPLVVPAETARIRDCELALMRMGIRVFPTNPTRFRRWYGGCRGVAILEKLRALGSGYELVAELPSRAQRAVVEVYPTASWMKIFGERPRFKNVPLSVKRDALMRLHEMLEDRLPSGYPRVELGPLRHEINELKAMSGAQLDHHGDALDAVMAAYTVLLWRSDPSLCEVVGTLERGFIVVPKAPGTRDRERLDGKEREPRHRSSRPP; encoded by the coding sequence ATGTACCTTGTCTCTGGTCTCCAGAGGATAGATGGGCGCCGGGGTGATACGCGGGAGGTTTCAGTGTTGATATACATCGGTGTGGACCTCGCATGGAAGATGGCTCCTGACCCAGATGAGAAGAGAACTGCTCTTGTCTCCCTCGATGAGGAGGGGACTGTGCTCGAGTACAGGGAATGCTCTGGTGACAATGAGATAGTTGAGGCCTGTCTGCGCATGGGCCCCGGGGAGTGCACCTTGGGAATCGACGCGCCACTCGTGGTTCCGGCGGAAACTGCCCGCATCCGGGACTGCGAGCTTGCGTTGATGAGGATGGGAATTCGTGTCTTTCCTACCAACCCTACCAGATTCCGGCGCTGGTACGGGGGCTGCAGGGGAGTCGCTATTTTGGAAAAGCTCCGGGCCCTTGGCTCCGGATATGAACTAGTTGCGGAGCTCCCCTCACGCGCGCAGAGGGCTGTCGTCGAGGTCTACCCGACGGCTTCGTGGATGAAAATATTCGGGGAGCGGCCACGGTTCAAGAACGTACCTTTGAGTGTGAAAAGGGACGCTCTAATGAGGCTACATGAGATGCTGGAGGACCGACTGCCCTCCGGCTACCCGCGTGTGGAGCTCGGCCCGCTCAGGCATGAAATAAATGAGCTTAAGGCGATGAGTGGAGCTCAGCTCGACCACCACGGCGACGCCCTTGACGCCGTCATGGCCGCCTACACGGTGCTTCTTTGGAGGAGCGACCCAAGCCTGTGCGAGGTCGTGGGGACTCTTGAGAGGGGGTTCATCGTGGTTCCGAAGGCTCCGGGGACGAGGGACAGGGAGAGGCTCGACGGGAAAGAGCGTGAACCCCGACACCGGTCTTCGCGTCCTCCATAA
- a CDS encoding site-specific DNA-methyltransferase, giving the protein MPNRSHFNPAHRMMNRLRREGRRHSSAVDWKEPDFTFHLAQVADAATLLREIPSSSIQLAIIDPPYNLDIATWDRFGDYIGWARSWLTELPRVLSERGNLVIFGGFQFRDERGGDLLEIMHHLRHSSGLRLVNLIVWNYSTGMSAHRFFANRHEEIAWYAKTDRYYFDLDAVREKYDQRTLEQYMKDERLNPDTLRRGKNPGNVWRIERLSANSLERVGHPTQKPSELVRRLVRALSYPGSVVLDPFAGSGVTFRVCAEEKRHSIASDSDPDFLGYIEAQRKLMDVAPDAYRLLAGGNLQGFFSSVRPY; this is encoded by the coding sequence ATGCCCAACCGCTCCCACTTCAACCCGGCGCACAGGATGATGAACCGGCTCAGGAGGGAGGGCAGAAGGCACTCGAGCGCCGTGGACTGGAAGGAGCCTGATTTTACCTTTCACTTAGCGCAGGTGGCGGACGCAGCCACCCTGCTCCGCGAAATTCCGTCTTCATCGATTCAGCTCGCCATTATCGATCCCCCCTACAATCTCGACATCGCCACTTGGGACAGGTTCGGGGACTACATTGGGTGGGCACGGAGTTGGCTGACCGAGCTGCCACGCGTTCTTTCGGAGAGAGGAAATCTGGTCATCTTCGGTGGCTTCCAGTTCCGGGACGAGAGGGGCGGGGACCTACTGGAGATAATGCACCACCTGCGTCACAGCTCGGGGCTCCGCCTAGTCAACCTTATCGTCTGGAATTATTCCACTGGGATGAGCGCGCACAGGTTCTTCGCAAACAGGCATGAGGAAATCGCCTGGTACGCAAAAACAGACAGGTACTACTTCGACCTTGACGCGGTCCGAGAGAAATACGACCAGCGCACACTCGAGCAGTATATGAAGGACGAGCGCCTCAACCCAGACACCCTCCGAAGAGGCAAGAACCCCGGCAATGTTTGGCGCATCGAGAGACTCAGCGCCAACTCGCTGGAGCGGGTCGGGCATCCCACGCAGAAGCCATCGGAGCTCGTCCGCAGGCTTGTCCGGGCGCTCTCCTACCCCGGCTCGGTCGTACTCGACCCCTTCGCCGGCTCAGGTGTCACGTTTCGGGTTTGCGCTGAAGAAAAGCGGCACAGTATCGCTTCTGACTCGGACCCTGACTTTCTCGGCTACATTGAGGCGCAAAGGAAATTGATGGACGTGGCCCCGGACGCCTACCGGCTACTCGCGGGTGGGAATCTCCAGGGCTTCTTCAGCTCGGTCAGGCCCTACTAG
- a CDS encoding GHMP kinase: MRGAAFCPGHITGFFRICDRKCDPLAAGSLGAGVNLVLGATTRVEAREARAQTVRVFINNRRCRARTTERAIRYILGERELAVDVRTTLQLPVSQGLGMSAAGALSASLALYSALGLPHTLVAASEAAHRAEIEEGTGLGDVAAQTRGGWEIRLRPGLPPRGFVDRLLAKEREVVLCVTGPPLRTKEVLRDPTRRRAVNRAGSRCFTEFLKKPSLESFFELSLNFVHRTGLVSRASLELARAVSAKGVGLASVSMIGNSVFAVGDTDAIVEMMRGRGDVFISGVDLAGARLVE; encoded by the coding sequence ATGAGAGGCGCGGCATTCTGTCCGGGGCACATTACCGGCTTTTTCAGGATATGCGACAGGAAGTGCGATCCGCTCGCGGCGGGTTCGCTTGGAGCGGGCGTGAACCTAGTCCTCGGCGCAACGACGCGGGTCGAAGCCCGCGAGGCGCGAGCACAGACAGTCAGGGTCTTCATCAACAACCGGAGGTGCAGGGCCCGGACAACGGAGCGGGCAATTCGATACATTCTTGGCGAAAGAGAGCTAGCGGTTGATGTCCGGACCACCCTCCAGCTACCCGTGTCGCAGGGGCTGGGGATGAGTGCTGCCGGAGCCCTGAGTGCATCCCTCGCCCTCTACTCTGCCCTCGGACTGCCCCATACCCTCGTCGCGGCCTCAGAGGCCGCACACCGAGCCGAGATTGAGGAGGGAACGGGCCTGGGGGACGTGGCAGCCCAGACGAGGGGCGGCTGGGAGATCAGGCTGAGACCCGGCCTGCCACCCCGGGGTTTCGTGGACAGGTTATTGGCGAAGGAGAGGGAGGTCGTGCTCTGTGTAACAGGTCCGCCGCTCAGGACCAAAGAAGTTCTCCGGGACCCGACCCGACGCCGGGCTGTGAATCGCGCCGGTTCCAGGTGTTTTACCGAGTTCCTAAAGAAGCCCTCTCTTGAGAGCTTCTTCGAGCTCTCCCTGAACTTCGTCCACCGGACGGGACTGGTGTCGAGGGCCTCACTGGAGCTCGCGCGGGCTGTGTCCGCCAAAGGCGTGGGACTCGCCAGTGTATCAATGATTGGCAACTCGGTTTTCGCTGTAGGCGACACTGACGCTATTGTCGAAATGATGAGGGGACGCGGCGATGTCTTCATCTCAGGTGTTGACCTTGCAGGCGCCAGGCTGGTGGAGTGA
- a CDS encoding C25 family cysteine peptidase — translation MPSRDGLRIFGDRRFWALVAASIIVAAGAGVMLGGRPPVHIRAPSYVLPTDFIAVVEEPQTEWEMTFIACLAPIVTHNGYHPLFVLEGGKLDDHSLWTIQNSDLANLPVLLFSNSTEVEESLAAQLDRVERLPMSKHTLENFAGFSGHITVRSYREALWVAGLAAARNCTVGFGPTSYNTQERVWREMRKLGIPASYVVVANPADFETENFDMWHVRALSALAGEIAAYHRAYVVTDIVPSEEELVDMAGNDELRRLNANATGLLGLLRNISKDYGPIENVCIVGSHSSVPQFELPDLSNSEGDKQVSSDSCYGFLDDDDYTMDAAVGRIVNYNIQGAANQLVRTYCYDRILPTVNVNYSNGDSVIRNWRTHGASFNGYEITHKRMQATPGYYWCEDLADEGMTYEYYGPAGIGTAPLSSQTIKENDFDPMLMGSGLMAYRGHGSWHGSLYSLRIYFEFRQEGSVEADDARALFLPPQIAVFAACENAKIHGKSYSGTDIQFDRIFALSYLYGGAIVLVGATEVSYSDVGQDIPATVGRFTGDHDWDKNNAMYAFFWDGILNHEQDKDTVGKCFVWMINRYIKNHGGQLTPLKQQDATGGGADWKQVAMYVLYGDPAFGPFPTKPGPNEKDEWHNGPNDT, via the coding sequence ATGCCGAGCCGCGACGGATTACGAATATTTGGGGACAGGAGGTTCTGGGCGCTTGTCGCGGCCAGCATTATCGTGGCGGCCGGAGCCGGCGTTATGCTCGGCGGGAGACCACCTGTGCACATCCGCGCTCCCTCCTACGTCCTCCCAACCGATTTCATTGCGGTGGTTGAGGAACCCCAGACGGAGTGGGAAATGACCTTCATCGCTTGCCTTGCTCCCATTGTGACGCACAACGGTTACCACCCGCTCTTCGTTCTTGAAGGCGGAAAGCTCGATGACCACTCCCTCTGGACGATACAGAATTCCGACCTTGCAAACCTGCCTGTCCTCCTGTTCTCAAACTCTACTGAAGTAGAGGAGAGCCTCGCGGCCCAGTTAGATCGCGTCGAGAGGCTCCCCATGAGCAAGCATACGCTCGAAAATTTCGCGGGCTTCAGCGGCCATATCACCGTCCGGAGCTACAGGGAGGCCCTTTGGGTCGCGGGACTGGCCGCGGCGAGGAACTGCACCGTCGGCTTCGGACCAACGAGCTACAACACACAGGAGAGGGTCTGGAGGGAGATGAGGAAGCTGGGCATCCCAGCCTCATACGTAGTCGTCGCCAATCCGGCGGACTTCGAAACTGAGAACTTTGACATGTGGCACGTCCGCGCGCTCTCGGCGCTGGCCGGTGAAATTGCGGCCTACCACAGGGCATACGTTGTCACGGATATTGTCCCGAGCGAAGAGGAGCTAGTGGATATGGCCGGGAACGACGAGCTCAGGAGACTGAACGCCAACGCCACAGGCCTCCTCGGGCTCCTCCGCAACATCAGCAAGGACTACGGACCAATTGAAAACGTTTGCATTGTTGGCAGTCACTCTTCAGTGCCCCAGTTCGAGCTGCCGGATTTGTCCAACAGCGAGGGCGACAAACAGGTCTCGAGCGACTCCTGCTACGGGTTCCTTGACGACGACGACTACACAATGGATGCCGCGGTCGGGAGAATCGTGAATTACAACATCCAAGGCGCCGCTAATCAGCTCGTCAGGACCTACTGCTACGATAGAATTCTCCCCACGGTCAATGTAAACTACTCCAACGGCGATTCCGTGATTCGCAACTGGCGGACCCACGGCGCGTCCTTTAATGGATACGAAATAACACACAAAAGGATGCAGGCGACTCCGGGCTACTATTGGTGCGAGGATTTAGCGGATGAAGGAATGACCTACGAGTACTATGGCCCCGCGGGCATTGGGACCGCCCCCCTCTCATCACAGACGATCAAAGAGAACGACTTCGACCCGATGCTGATGGGGAGTGGCTTGATGGCCTACAGGGGCCACGGGAGCTGGCATGGCTCCCTCTACTCCCTCAGGATATACTTCGAGTTCAGGCAAGAGGGGAGCGTGGAGGCCGACGATGCGCGAGCCCTTTTCCTCCCGCCTCAGATAGCGGTCTTCGCAGCCTGCGAGAACGCCAAGATACATGGCAAAAGCTACAGCGGGACTGACATCCAATTCGATAGAATCTTCGCCCTGAGCTACCTCTACGGAGGGGCGATAGTGCTCGTCGGAGCCACCGAGGTATCATACTCGGATGTTGGCCAGGATATCCCGGCGACCGTGGGACGGTTCACCGGCGACCACGACTGGGACAAGAACAACGCCATGTACGCCTTTTTCTGGGACGGGATACTCAACCACGAGCAGGACAAGGACACGGTCGGCAAATGCTTTGTGTGGATGATAAACAGATACATCAAGAACCACGGGGGCCAGCTCACCCCACTGAAGCAGCAAGACGCAACCGGCGGCGGGGCGGACTGGAAGCAGGTCGCCATGTACGTGCTTTATGGCGACCCTGCCTTCGGACCCTTCCCCACGAAGCCCGGACCCAATGAAAAGGACGAGTGGCACAACGGGCCCAACGACACGTGA
- a CDS encoding Ig-like domain-containing protein, with product MRIGAGILVLGAILLTPLTTPAPASESGVAVPRATELTGDWMVNSSAERRYNETIVLSGNLTISGGGLVELYNSTLLINCTFNDQFRVRVTGGSALVLRGGSLLSARYQDSNTSISISQGSSLWVNDSALARCGFPGPGEEGWTPGVKLDGSRAEFNRARLEDNYAVLYGTQSQVFFNGTQIRGFRYGLMLIDSHAWLLNSSVEGVGGGFEFNLLGSTVSLLNSTYSPNLVEFKDDGSELNLSWPVGIRTVFWDGTPAEGANVTVLDSQGREALRASSDASGWVRAALSEYKTTRSGRRFFSPYNFSAEWRGLSRAFLGPLDVDRAMEVFLVIDTSPPSVIFTFPSNGFVNSTIVDFWGSARDNDAVAVVELSRDGGASWVAATDRGGPSPWQLWNCTLELGPGSWEVVARVRDRAGLENRTGISVEVDLEPPFLELESPVEGLITNASLLRVEGRSEPGAMVFVGDDPVPVPLKDNGRFSASLVLKEGENLVVVRARDSAGNEASCRVIVFLDTIPPPLNAWPSASLTNFSSVVVFGETEPGALVTVADLPVELSELGTFSVRVNLTPGWNRIPVSSVDRAGNVNIAPVEVVLDQIPPRLNILSPVEGAILTDPVVNVSGTADDESGIATVELGLDDKNFTLASGNTSWRGKVRVEEGNHTISVRVYDRAGNVWRERRQVSYIPVTVDTSPPVVSLKSPLSERVSRRTIKVTGLASDPSGVSSVELSIDGVTWSRCRISPSGDDWWGEVSLEPGTNQLHVRATDGAGNTGTRVFTIKYEPYTAPRQPNQGLLALAAGLALLLIALGAYVHRSWRRWTEKPEPGLGEVEVPVTMPERGLK from the coding sequence ATGCGCATAGGAGCCGGAATTCTGGTGCTGGGCGCAATTCTCCTGACCCCCCTAACAACCCCGGCACCGGCCAGCGAGAGTGGAGTGGCTGTTCCGAGGGCGACCGAGCTCACTGGGGACTGGATGGTGAACTCCTCGGCCGAGAGGAGATACAACGAGACCATCGTTCTCAGTGGAAACCTGACCATCAGCGGCGGAGGGCTCGTCGAGCTTTACAATTCCACGCTCCTGATAAACTGCACTTTCAACGACCAGTTCAGGGTCAGGGTCACGGGCGGGAGCGCGCTCGTACTGAGGGGGGGCTCCCTCCTCTCGGCCCGGTATCAGGACTCGAACACCTCCATCTCAATATCCCAGGGCTCCTCGCTGTGGGTCAACGACAGCGCCCTCGCGCGTTGCGGCTTCCCTGGGCCGGGTGAGGAAGGCTGGACGCCGGGTGTCAAACTAGACGGCAGCCGGGCGGAGTTCAACCGCGCCCGGCTGGAGGATAACTATGCCGTTCTCTACGGCACGCAATCCCAAGTGTTTTTCAACGGAACCCAGATAAGAGGCTTCAGATACGGTCTGATGCTTATCGACTCCCACGCTTGGCTGCTGAACTCCTCCGTGGAGGGGGTCGGGGGAGGGTTCGAGTTCAACCTACTAGGTTCCACTGTTTCCCTCCTGAACTCCACTTACAGTCCCAACCTTGTAGAGTTCAAGGACGATGGCAGCGAGCTCAACCTCTCATGGCCCGTGGGCATCAGGACGGTCTTCTGGGACGGCACACCGGCGGAAGGCGCGAACGTGACGGTATTGGACAGCCAGGGGCGCGAGGCGCTAAGGGCTTCCAGCGACGCCTCAGGCTGGGTGAGGGCTGCGCTCTCCGAATATAAGACCACACGCTCCGGCCGGAGATTTTTCTCGCCCTACAACTTCAGCGCCGAGTGGCGTGGTCTCTCCAGAGCCTTCCTTGGCCCGCTGGACGTGGATCGCGCCATGGAGGTCTTCCTCGTTATAGACACCAGCCCTCCGAGCGTTATCTTTACATTCCCCTCGAACGGCTTCGTCAACTCAACGATCGTGGACTTCTGGGGGAGCGCGCGCGACAACGACGCGGTAGCGGTAGTGGAGCTGAGCCGCGACGGTGGAGCTAGCTGGGTTGCGGCCACAGACCGGGGTGGCCCGTCCCCCTGGCAGCTCTGGAACTGCACTCTCGAGCTCGGGCCGGGGAGCTGGGAGGTCGTCGCCCGCGTCAGGGACCGCGCAGGCCTCGAGAACCGGACGGGGATATCGGTTGAGGTCGACCTCGAGCCCCCGTTCCTCGAGCTCGAGTCGCCTGTGGAGGGCCTTATCACCAACGCTTCCCTCCTCAGGGTCGAGGGGAGGTCGGAGCCGGGAGCGATGGTCTTCGTCGGCGACGACCCCGTGCCCGTCCCCCTCAAGGACAACGGGCGCTTCTCGGCCTCTCTGGTCCTGAAGGAGGGGGAGAATCTTGTTGTGGTGAGGGCGCGGGATTCCGCCGGTAACGAGGCCAGTTGTCGAGTCATCGTTTTCCTCGACACCATCCCGCCTCCTCTCAATGCCTGGCCGTCGGCATCCCTGACCAACTTCTCTTCGGTGGTTGTCTTCGGTGAGACCGAGCCGGGCGCGCTCGTTACAGTGGCGGACCTGCCGGTCGAACTCTCGGAACTCGGAACCTTTTCCGTAAGGGTCAACCTCACGCCCGGCTGGAATCGAATTCCCGTGAGCTCGGTCGACAGGGCGGGCAATGTAAATATCGCCCCGGTCGAAGTCGTGCTCGATCAGATTCCACCCCGCCTGAACATCCTCTCACCGGTGGAGGGCGCTATCCTCACCGACCCAGTGGTCAACGTCTCCGGGACCGCCGACGACGAGAGCGGAATCGCAACTGTCGAGCTCGGCCTCGACGATAAAAATTTCACTCTCGCCTCCGGAAACACGAGCTGGAGGGGGAAGGTCCGGGTTGAAGAGGGGAACCACACCATATCCGTCAGGGTCTACGACCGGGCGGGGAACGTGTGGAGGGAGAGGAGGCAGGTGAGCTATATTCCCGTCACAGTAGACACCTCGCCGCCGGTGGTCAGCCTGAAGAGTCCGCTCAGCGAGAGGGTCTCGAGGAGGACCATCAAGGTCACGGGCCTCGCCTCCGACCCTTCCGGCGTCTCATCCGTCGAGCTCAGCATCGACGGAGTGACCTGGAGCCGATGCAGAATCTCCCCCTCCGGGGATGATTGGTGGGGTGAGGTCTCTCTCGAGCCCGGCACTAACCAGCTCCATGTCAGGGCGACTGATGGAGCGGGCAACACCGGGACTCGCGTCTTCACCATCAAATACGAGCCCTACACCGCCCCAAGGCAACCCAACCAAGGCCTGCTCGCCCTTGCCGCCGGCCTCGCCCTCCTTCTGATTGCCCTCGGGGCCTATGTCCATCGGAGCTGGAGGCGATGGACGGAGAAGCCCGAGCCGGGCCTTGGCGAGGTGGAGGTCCCAGTGACGATGCCAGAGAGGGGGCTGAAGTAG
- a CDS encoding DUF4010 domain-containing protein, producing MNQLEFLLRLAVSLAIGGLIGLEREQHRERELVIAGVRTYPLISVGGMLFAYLEMATDVEYAVTVGLGAFAAMAIVYAWIRHSLRLTGLTSPVALLVTYIIGVLIGYGYFIEGVAVGVATTFLLLAKGKLHAFAEAVTEAEMMGALQFILVAFILYPITLSVGEVVIRGFNLSKIVNLSAVVLTIILVSLLSFVSFLAIRYFGARKGLAVTGALGGLVNSEAAAASLAAHVRKYPATAKPATAGVLLANTGMLARNILISALSDTTLGTAIMLLLPSLLMASLGVFYYIWSVAGATETKGKVFRMESPFAMRPALVMGLLIGLISVVVYLFSRIPSGGGSAGIYMTALAGFVSSAAVVFSVSTLAFTGHLSPLLAGEVAVLACLMSTLNKLMIVRAGSKELSQSSRAMIAATFGVGLIGLVAMELYLRGYMGWS from the coding sequence GTGAACCAGCTCGAGTTCCTGCTACGACTGGCAGTTTCTCTCGCGATCGGGGGCTTGATAGGTCTCGAGAGGGAGCAGCACCGCGAGCGCGAGCTTGTGATTGCAGGCGTGAGGACCTACCCGCTGATCTCAGTGGGCGGGATGCTCTTCGCCTATCTTGAGATGGCCACGGACGTTGAATACGCAGTCACGGTGGGCCTCGGAGCCTTCGCAGCGATGGCGATCGTTTACGCCTGGATTCGCCACTCACTGAGACTGACGGGACTGACATCCCCGGTGGCGCTCCTTGTTACGTATATAATCGGTGTGCTCATCGGTTATGGTTATTTCATAGAAGGTGTGGCTGTGGGGGTAGCGACCACTTTTCTCCTCCTAGCCAAGGGGAAACTCCATGCCTTCGCAGAGGCGGTCACGGAGGCGGAGATGATGGGTGCACTGCAGTTCATTCTCGTGGCCTTCATCCTCTACCCTATAACTCTCTCCGTGGGCGAAGTGGTCATTCGCGGCTTCAATCTCTCTAAAATCGTCAACCTCTCCGCGGTCGTGCTCACTATTATCCTGGTCTCCCTTCTCTCGTTCGTGTCTTTCCTCGCTATCAGGTACTTCGGAGCCCGGAAGGGTCTCGCGGTCACAGGGGCGTTGGGCGGACTGGTCAACTCGGAGGCCGCCGCGGCGTCGCTCGCAGCCCACGTCCGGAAATACCCAGCCACAGCCAAACCTGCCACCGCGGGTGTGCTGCTGGCGAACACGGGCATGCTGGCGCGCAACATTCTGATCAGTGCCTTATCGGATACGACACTAGGGACGGCAATAATGCTCCTTCTCCCCTCGCTCCTCATGGCGTCGCTGGGAGTGTTCTACTATATATGGTCAGTCGCCGGAGCAACGGAGACCAAGGGCAAGGTCTTCAGGATGGAATCGCCATTCGCAATGAGGCCCGCGTTGGTCATGGGGCTGCTCATAGGACTTATATCCGTGGTAGTGTACCTCTTCTCCCGAATTCCTTCCGGTGGGGGCAGTGCCGGAATATACATGACCGCGCTCGCGGGTTTTGTTTCGAGCGCCGCTGTGGTTTTTTCTGTGAGCACCCTCGCCTTCACAGGCCACCTTAGCCCCCTCCTAGCTGGAGAGGTGGCGGTGCTCGCCTGCCTGATGAGCACTCTGAACAAGCTTATGATCGTCCGCGCCGGCTCGAAGGAGCTTAGCCAGAGCTCTCGAGCGATGATAGCGGCCACTTTCGGGGTGGGGCTAATAGGCCTCGTCGCGATGGAGCTCTACTTGCGGGGATATATGGGCTGGTCATGA
- a CDS encoding acyl-CoA dehydrogenase family protein, with translation MDLGVSRELENFLDGVRRFGASFKSEELERAASIPRTLLLECGRIGLAGIMVPPEYGGAGLGAVAYALAIEEISKASASLGAVLSVHNSVGTLPILQFGTEEQRRELLPRICSGEYLAGFAVTEAGAGSDVSAVSTSAVREGGEWVLNGVKLFISNGHGEVINVLTATGRGKGARGQTMFILRKGDRGFRVGQVERKMGLHADETCELVLEDCRIPATRVLGKEGDGFRQAMMALDAGRIGIGAQAVGAALGALEAATELGRRDPQMGQATHFTIAECAAELEAARLLVLWAADRRDRGLESTVAISMAKLRATTVANDVAIRLLEAMGPRALSAPNPFERLFRDSKVFEIYEGTSEIHKLIISRRLMGAWSFERGPD, from the coding sequence ATGGACCTCGGGGTGTCCCGGGAGCTGGAGAATTTCCTTGACGGCGTGCGTCGCTTCGGCGCCTCCTTTAAATCTGAAGAACTCGAGCGCGCGGCCTCAATTCCCCGGACGCTCTTGCTCGAGTGCGGAAGAATCGGTCTCGCAGGCATCATGGTGCCTCCGGAGTACGGGGGTGCAGGACTGGGCGCGGTGGCTTACGCGCTCGCCATAGAAGAAATATCGAAGGCATCGGCGTCGCTGGGCGCGGTTCTCTCGGTCCACAACTCAGTGGGCACTCTGCCAATTCTCCAATTCGGGACGGAGGAGCAGAGAAGGGAGCTCCTGCCGCGCATCTGCTCGGGAGAGTACCTGGCCGGCTTTGCCGTCACGGAAGCGGGAGCGGGCTCGGACGTCTCTGCGGTCTCGACAAGCGCCGTCAGGGAGGGGGGCGAGTGGGTCCTGAACGGTGTGAAGCTCTTCATCTCCAATGGCCATGGCGAGGTCATCAACGTCCTTACCGCCACAGGGCGGGGGAAAGGCGCCCGGGGCCAGACGATGTTCATCCTCAGGAAAGGAGACCGGGGCTTTCGCGTGGGGCAGGTCGAGCGCAAGATGGGCCTCCACGCCGACGAAACCTGCGAGCTTGTGCTCGAAGACTGCCGGATTCCCGCTACTCGCGTTCTCGGAAAGGAGGGCGATGGCTTCAGGCAGGCGATGATGGCGCTCGATGCTGGCAGGATAGGCATCGGGGCCCAAGCGGTTGGGGCGGCGCTGGGGGCGCTTGAGGCAGCGACCGAGCTTGGGAGGAGAGACCCCCAGATGGGACAGGCGACCCATTTCACAATCGCAGAGTGCGCAGCAGAGCTCGAGGCCGCGCGCCTACTCGTGCTCTGGGCCGCGGACAGGAGGGACAGAGGGCTCGAGTCGACCGTAGCGATTTCGATGGCGAAGCTCCGCGCCACCACCGTGGCCAACGATGTCGCAATAAGGCTACTGGAAGCCATGGGCCCCAGAGCGCTCTCTGCTCCCAACCCATTCGAGCGCCTCTTCCGAGACTCGAAAGTATTCGAGATATACGAGGGGACCTCAGAAATCCATAAGCTCATCATATCTCGCAGGTTGATGGGCGCTTGGAGCTTCGAGAGGGGGCCAGACTAG